The Candidatus Eisenbacteria bacterium genome contains the following window.
TGTCCTGGGACGTCGGCGACGGCTTCGACGACGGAACGATGAAGTGGGCCGTGCTCCACTTCGGTCCCTCGGTCACGAAGGAGCAGCGCGACGGCATTCTGGCGATCCTCTCCCATCTCTATCCCTACCGGTGGGAGACGCCGATCGCGATCGGCGATGACATGGAGATCCACTGGGACCGGACCGACGACAAGGCCGTGGCGCGACTCGACGGCGGCAAGGCCGGGGAGGTGGTCCTGAGCGCGGCCGCGGTGCGCCGCGTGAAGACAGGAGCCACGGTGATCGAGAATCTCCGGTACTGGGGCGCTCCGCGGAACAGCGGATTCGTGCTCATGCCCTGTGAGGTCGAAGCCTATCGGCTCGGTCCTCACGCCTTCGAGTACAAGGGCACGAGCGGCTTCACGGTCACGTTCGACCTGTCGTCGAAAGATGGGGCCGCTTCGGGCGGCGGACACTGAGGCACGACCATGGCCGCGTCATGGTGGGCGGCATGAACTCCGTTCCGCTATGCCTGGATCTCGTGCGCCACGGCGAGGCCCAGCCCTCCGGTGTCGGCGGTGATGCGGCACGAAGGTTGACGCCTGCCGGCCGGGCCGCGATCACGAGTCTGGCGGAGCGCCTCGCGCGCGAGGGCTGGCGGCCCGCGGCCATGTGGTCGAGTCCATTGTTCCGCGCGCAGGAGACCGCCGCGATCCTCTCCGCCGCTTGTCCTGGGCTCCTGATCGAAACGCTCGATGCTCTGGTACCGGACGCCGAGCCCGAGGAGCTCGCGGCGGAGCTCGTACGGCGCGCGCCGAAACAGCACGTCGTGCTGGTCGGACACCAGCCACTGATGGGCCGTCTCACGGCATGGCTCAGCGGTGGCCGCGAAGCGTCTTTCCAGGCCGGCGCGCTGGTTCGGCTCGAAGTGGTCGGAGGCGTGCGCCAAGGATGCGCGACCGTCGTGCTCGAGGTCCCGCCGCACTCGTCGTGAGCCTTCCGACGCCCTGGCGGCCAATCGGTTAAGCTGCTCTGCCTCCTCGCAGGGGCGTCGTCTTCCGTGGGTCAGGACCGCCATCACCCCCATGCCCAAGCTCTTCGCGACCAAGTACGGCTATTTCACGGCCGACGGCCGGGAGTACGTGATCACGCGCCCCGACACCCCGAAGCCGTGGGTGAACGTGATCTGTCCCGGTGACTACGGCACGGTCATCAGCCAGGCCGGCTCCGGCTATTCCTGGAAGACCCACGCCACCTTCAACCGGATCAACCGCTGGGAACAGGACCTGGTGCGGGACGAGTGGGGCAAATACCTCTACTGCCGCGACCGCTCGACCCGGAAGCACTGGTCACTGGCGTTCCAGCCGGTGCGCGCCAGACCTTCCCGATACGAGGTGCGGCACGGCATCGGGTACACGACGTTCCGCGCGCTGCACCACGGAATATGGAGCGAGTACACGATCTTCGTGCCGCCCGACGACTCGCTCGAGATCTGGCGGGTTCGTCTCGAGAACGTCTCGCGCTCGACCCGGCGCCTCGACCTGTTCAGCTATTTCGAGTGGAACCTGGGGCCGGCGCCCGACACGCACCGCGAGTTCCACAAGCTCTTCATCGAGCAGGAGTACGTGGCCGCGGCGCGCGCGCTGCTGGCCACCAAGCGGCTCAACACCATCGCCGAGCATGGCCGCGGGCAGCCGTGGAACGTGGAATGGCCTCACGTCGCGTTTCACGCGGCGAGCGTGACTCCGGCAGGTTTCGAGACCGACAAGGAGAAGTTCGTCGGCCGCCACGGCGCGCTCTCCTCGCCCCTGGCGCTTTCGCGCGACCGGCTGCGCGGAACCGCCGGGAAGTGGCAGGACGCGATCGCATCGCTTCAGGTCCCGGTGACGCTGCGGCCCGGGCAGACGCGGGAGGTGGTGTTCACGCTCGGCATCGCGGACCGCCGGGCTTCGGCGCTCCGCCTCGCTCGCCGCTATGCCACGCCGGAGGCCGTCGAGCGGGCGTGGGACTCGATGCGCCGTCACTGGGACTCCTGGCTCGCGCCGCTCGAAGTCACGACGCCGGATGCGGGCTTCGATGTCATGACCAACGTATGGCTCAAGTACCAGGCGATGTCGGGACGGATCTGGGGCCGGAGCGGCTATTACCAGCCCGGGGGCGCTTTCGGCTATCGCGACCAGCTCCAGGACAGCCAGGTGTTCCTGCCGATCGCGCCGGAGCGAACGCGGCGGCAGATCCTGCTCCACGCCGCACATCAGTTCGCCGACGGCACGACGCTCCACTGGTGGCATCCGCTCACCGAGGAGGGCCTGAAGAAGCCGCTCAACGACGATCTCCTCTGGCTGCCTTTCGTCACCCTCAATTACCTGCGTGAGACCGCGGACTTCGCGGTGCTCGAAGTGCGAGCGCCGTTCCTCGCCGAGCCCGGCGCTCCGCCGCCGGCGGATGGCACCCTCTACGACCATTGCCGCCGCGCGATCGACTCGTTCTGGGACCGGCTGAGCCCGCGCGGCGTGCCGCGGATGGGCGCGGGCGACTGGAATGACGGCCTCTCGGCGATCGGCCGTGAGCTCAAATCCGAGAGCGTGTGGCTCGCCCACTTCCTGATCGGGATCCTCGAGGGCTGGGTCGAGCTGGAGCGCCGTCTCCGCCGCCCCGACGAGCGGGTGATCGAGCGCTACGCGCGCGAAGCGCAATCCATGCGCGAAGCGGTCAACCGCCACTTCTGGGATGGCGCGTGGTACGTGCGGGCCACCAAGGACTCGGGAGAGCCGATCGGCTCACGCCGCAATCGCGACGGCAAGATCTTCATCAATGCGCAGACCTGGGCCGTGCTCCACGATGTCGTGCCCAAGGAGCGCCGAGCGACGCTGTTGCGCTCGATGGAGCGCCATCTCTACAAGGCATACGGCCCGCTGTCGCTCTTCCCCGCGTACCGCGAGCCCGACGCCGAGATCGGCTATCTCACCCGCTACGCGCCCGGCGCGAGAGAGAACGGCGGCTTGTATACCCACGCCGCGGTCTGGGCGGTGCAGGCCGAGTGCATGCTGAAGCGGCGAGGCAAAGCCTGGGAGCTGCTCCGGCGGTTCTGGCCGGTGCACCGCGGGATGGACCCCGATCTCTACCAGGCCGAGCCCTACGTCTCCCCCGGCAACGTCGACGGACCGAACTCGCCCCATTACGGGCGCGGCGGCTGGACGTGGTACACCGGGTCCGCCGCGTGGATGCTGCGGGTCGGCACGGAGTGGCTGCTCGGCGTCCGTCCCGCCTGGGATGGTCTCCTGATCGACCCGTGTCTTCCCCCCGAATGGAAAGGCTTTCGCATGACCCGCCGCTTCCGCGACAGCACGTATCGCATCGAGGTCTCGGTGAAGCCGGGCGAGGCTCAGATCACCTTGGATGGCCGGCCGCACGAAGGGCAGGTCGTTCCCGCATTTCGCGACGGGCGCGAGCACGTCGTCACGGTGCGCGTCCCTCCGGCCTGACCCATGTCCGACCTCACTCGCTTCCCGGAAGGATTCCTGTGGGGCGCGGCCACCTCGGCGTACCAGATCGAAGGATCTCCGCTCGCCGAAGGGGCCGGGCCGAGCAACTGGCATCGCTTCTCGCATCTCGAGGGAACGGTCGAGAACGGCGACACCGGCGACGTCGCATGCGATCACTATCGGCGCTTCGCCGATGACGTGGACCTGATGCGTGAGCTCAATCTCGGCGCCTATCGCTTCAGCATCGCCTGGGCGCGAGTTCTTCCCGAGGGGCGCGGCGCCGTCAACCCCAGAGGGCTCGACTTCTACGCACGGCTGATCGACCGGCTGCTCGAGCGCGACATCGCGCCGGCGCCCACGCTCTATCACTGGGATCTCCCCGCGGCGCTCGAAGACCGCGGCGGGTGGGCGAATCCCGACAGTCCGAGCTGGTTCCAGGACTACGCGCAGGTCGTCTTCGAGCGTCTCGCGGACCGCGTGCCGATGTGGGCGACGCTCAACGAGCCCATCCTCGTCTCGCACGCAGGCCACGTGCTCGGCATCCATCCGCCGGGCCATCGCTCGGTCAGCGAGGCGGCGGCGGTGGCGCGTCACCTGCTGCTCGCGCACGGCGCCGCCGTCGAGGCCTATCGGGGAACGGCCAAGGGCAATATCGGAATCGTGCTCAACCTCGAGCCCCGCGTTCCGGCGAGCGGGTCCGCCGAGGACGCGGAGGCCACGCGGCGCGCCGACATCTACTACAACCAGCAGTACCTCCACACGGTGTTCACCGGGCAGTGGCCTGAAGGGCTCGCGGAAATTCTCGGCAAGGCCTGCCGCGAGCTCACGCCGCGGGAGAGCGCACAGGTCTCACAGCCGCTGGACTGGCTGGGCGTGAACTACTACTCGCGCCGTCCGACCGCGTACGGCGCCGACCCGCCGCTCCATGCGGACGACGTCGCCTTCGACGGCGTGCCCGCGACCGATCTGGGCTGGGAGATCCACCCCCCGGGGCTCACCGAGATTCTCGTCCGGGTCAGCGAGACCTACGCGAAGCTCCCGCTCTACATCACCGAGAACGGCGCGGCGTACGTGGATCCCGATCCCGATCCGGCAGGCTCCGTCCCTGACGCTCGGCGCGTCGCCTACCTCCGCATGCATCTGGCCGCGGCGCGTGAGGCCATCGAGCGCGGCGTGGACTTGCGCGGCTACTTCGTGTGGTCCCTGCTGGACAACTTCGAGTGGCAGCGCGGCTATTCGCAGCGCTTCGGCATCGTGCGGGTGGACTACGCGACGCAGGCGAGAACGATCAAGGAGAGCGGCCGCTTCTACCGCGACGTCATCGCCGCGAACGGCGTGTCGCTGAGCCGCTGAGATGTAATTTCTGGCTCTCCCCGGGGAGAGCAAAGATTTGCAGGTCAGCGCCCGCCGATCGTGAGCGCCGTGTCGGGCAGCGCGCGCAGCCACTGGACGTAGGACCAGAGCGCGTCCATGTCGCCCGGCTCCAGGCGATCGCGATACGCCGGCATCCGCAGCACGGCCCGGCGCAGGAAGAAGCGCGCGAATGGATTGCGGTCGTGGCGCCGGCTCACGCCGTTCTCGACCCAGTCCTTGAAC
Protein-coding sequences here:
- a CDS encoding DUF1326 domain-containing protein → GATAMASADKSTSWSMKASVIEACSCPMLCPCYFSKKPAAHAGAEGQAQHFCRSNKAFHVHKGSFGKTPLDEVEFWMSWDVGDGFDDGTMKWAVLHFGPSVTKEQRDGILAILSHLYPYRWETPIAIGDDMEIHWDRTDDKAVARLDGGKAGEVVLSAAAVRRVKTGATVIENLRYWGAPRNSGFVLMPCEVEAYRLGPHAFEYKGTSGFTVTFDLSSKDGAASGGGH
- a CDS encoding GH1 family beta-glucosidase — its product is MSDLTRFPEGFLWGAATSAYQIEGSPLAEGAGPSNWHRFSHLEGTVENGDTGDVACDHYRRFADDVDLMRELNLGAYRFSIAWARVLPEGRGAVNPRGLDFYARLIDRLLERDIAPAPTLYHWDLPAALEDRGGWANPDSPSWFQDYAQVVFERLADRVPMWATLNEPILVSHAGHVLGIHPPGHRSVSEAAAVARHLLLAHGAAVEAYRGTAKGNIGIVLNLEPRVPASGSAEDAEATRRADIYYNQQYLHTVFTGQWPEGLAEILGKACRELTPRESAQVSQPLDWLGVNYYSRRPTAYGADPPLHADDVAFDGVPATDLGWEIHPPGLTEILVRVSETYAKLPLYITENGAAYVDPDPDPAGSVPDARRVAYLRMHLAAAREAIERGVDLRGYFVWSLLDNFEWQRGYSQRFGIVRVDYATQARTIKESGRFYRDVIAANGVSLSR
- a CDS encoding phosphoglycerate mutase family protein, whose product is MNSVPLCLDLVRHGEAQPSGVGGDAARRLTPAGRAAITSLAERLAREGWRPAAMWSSPLFRAQETAAILSAACPGLLIETLDALVPDAEPEELAAELVRRAPKQHVVLVGHQPLMGRLTAWLSGGREASFQAGALVRLEVVGGVRQGCATVVLEVPPHSS
- a CDS encoding glycosyl hydrolase family 65 protein is translated as MPKLFATKYGYFTADGREYVITRPDTPKPWVNVICPGDYGTVISQAGSGYSWKTHATFNRINRWEQDLVRDEWGKYLYCRDRSTRKHWSLAFQPVRARPSRYEVRHGIGYTTFRALHHGIWSEYTIFVPPDDSLEIWRVRLENVSRSTRRLDLFSYFEWNLGPAPDTHREFHKLFIEQEYVAAARALLATKRLNTIAEHGRGQPWNVEWPHVAFHAASVTPAGFETDKEKFVGRHGALSSPLALSRDRLRGTAGKWQDAIASLQVPVTLRPGQTREVVFTLGIADRRASALRLARRYATPEAVERAWDSMRRHWDSWLAPLEVTTPDAGFDVMTNVWLKYQAMSGRIWGRSGYYQPGGAFGYRDQLQDSQVFLPIAPERTRRQILLHAAHQFADGTTLHWWHPLTEEGLKKPLNDDLLWLPFVTLNYLRETADFAVLEVRAPFLAEPGAPPPADGTLYDHCRRAIDSFWDRLSPRGVPRMGAGDWNDGLSAIGRELKSESVWLAHFLIGILEGWVELERRLRRPDERVIERYAREAQSMREAVNRHFWDGAWYVRATKDSGEPIGSRRNRDGKIFINAQTWAVLHDVVPKERRATLLRSMERHLYKAYGPLSLFPAYREPDAEIGYLTRYAPGARENGGLYTHAAVWAVQAECMLKRRGKAWELLRRFWPVHRGMDPDLYQAEPYVSPGNVDGPNSPHYGRGGWTWYTGSAAWMLRVGTEWLLGVRPAWDGLLIDPCLPPEWKGFRMTRRFRDSTYRIEVSVKPGEAQITLDGRPHEGQVVPAFRDGREHVVTVRVPPA